From Acidovorax sp. FHTAMBA, one genomic window encodes:
- a CDS encoding tripartite tricarboxylate transporter substrate binding protein, whose translation MKTFQVAAALAVSLICAALPVHAQAPASRDYPSRPIRMVVPFPAGGPTDLLARVVGQRMGELMRQPIVVDNKPGANTIIGADAVAKAAPDGYTLLMAIDNTLVMNQYLYAKLPYDPVKDFEPIGKVATTPLVVMTHQAGPQSMQALVAQAKAGPAALSYGFGTFTSQLSGELLKRTLGKEVVSVPYKGSAGTTQSLLTKDVTFTIDGITTAMPHFEKGTLRPLARLSAKPIPTLPNVPSMADVGIKLPDIDVWMALLAPKGTPAAVVDELNRALTQALASKDVQEKLLGAGLLADASSPQALRGFITSEAARWRPVIAEAGIRID comes from the coding sequence TTCCAGGTCGCCGCGGCCCTCGCCGTGTCGCTCATTTGCGCCGCCCTTCCGGTGCACGCACAAGCACCAGCTTCCCGTGACTATCCCAGCCGGCCGATCCGGATGGTCGTGCCGTTCCCGGCCGGCGGTCCCACCGACCTGCTGGCCCGCGTCGTCGGGCAGCGCATGGGCGAGCTGATGCGCCAGCCGATCGTGGTGGACAACAAGCCTGGGGCCAACACCATCATCGGCGCCGATGCGGTGGCGAAGGCGGCGCCGGACGGCTACACGCTGCTGATGGCCATCGACAACACGCTGGTGATGAACCAGTACCTCTACGCCAAGCTGCCCTACGATCCCGTCAAGGACTTCGAGCCGATCGGCAAGGTGGCCACCACGCCCCTGGTGGTTATGACGCACCAGGCCGGTCCGCAGTCCATGCAGGCGCTGGTCGCGCAGGCCAAGGCCGGCCCTGCCGCGCTGAGCTATGGCTTCGGCACCTTCACGTCCCAGCTCTCCGGCGAACTGCTCAAGCGCACGCTGGGCAAGGAGGTGGTCTCGGTTCCCTACAAGGGCAGCGCGGGCACGACCCAGAGCCTACTGACCAAGGACGTCACGTTCACCATCGACGGCATCACGACCGCCATGCCCCATTTCGAGAAGGGCACGCTGCGGCCGCTCGCGCGCCTGAGCGCCAAGCCCATCCCTACGCTGCCCAACGTGCCGTCGATGGCCGATGTGGGGATCAAACTGCCCGACATCGACGTGTGGATGGCGCTGCTGGCGCCCAAGGGAACGCCCGCGGCGGTGGTGGACGAGCTCAACCGCGCGCTGACGCAGGCCCTCGCATCCAAGGACGTGCAGGAGAAGCTCCTGGGCGCCGGGCTGCTGGCCGACGCCAGCTCGCCGCAGGCGCTGCGCGGCTTCATCACCTCGGAGGCCGCCAGGTGGCGTCCCGTCATCGCGGAAGCCGGCATCAGGATCGATTGA
- a CDS encoding cupin domain-containing protein — MTTNRLTNSFAPIVNSAAEWRAEMARLEKPGQPSFFHIRAQLPKQGRTNQVLGASRYMNVVLKTYASGGENEIHAHSNEDHVFVILQGGAVFHGPNGETREVGRNDCVLLPAGTFYWFHAKEDGEELVMLRIGAHIDPDSDVLARIDLEGKPFDGYSEKNKEVPVVLYEDRIYE, encoded by the coding sequence ATGACCACGAACAGACTTACCAACAGCTTCGCGCCGATCGTCAACAGCGCCGCGGAGTGGCGCGCCGAGATGGCGCGCCTGGAAAAGCCGGGCCAGCCCAGCTTCTTCCACATCCGGGCCCAGTTGCCGAAGCAGGGCCGCACCAACCAGGTCCTTGGCGCGTCGCGCTACATGAACGTGGTGCTCAAGACCTACGCGAGCGGCGGCGAGAACGAGATCCACGCGCATTCCAACGAGGACCACGTGTTCGTCATCCTGCAGGGCGGCGCGGTGTTCCACGGACCGAATGGCGAGACGCGCGAGGTCGGCAGGAACGACTGCGTGCTGCTGCCGGCCGGCACCTTCTACTGGTTCCATGCGAAGGAGGACGGGGAGGAACTCGTCATGCTGCGCATCGGCGCGCACATCGACCCCGACAGCGACGTGCTCGCGCGCATCGACCTGGAGGGCAAGCCCTTCGATGGCTATTCCGAGAAGAACAAGGAAGTGCCGGTGGTGCTGTACGAGGATCGGATCTACGAATGA
- a CDS encoding amidohydrolase family protein: MSIRAGAEIPLCQPPDPAPRKPRLVCPPGTADCHVHVYGPADRYPVAATRAFDVPDALPAQLRALHDTLGVERLVLVQPSGYGTDNRRHLAAVAELGRPARVVVALRADVQEAELDRLHEVGVRGVRYNIGHAGAVPLAEMPTLAARIARLGWHVQLHVMDDQGRAPLAEMEPTLRELPTDVVIDHMGSLRPGDGLGQPGFQALLRLVNKGRCWVKLSCGYRMSALPPPYEDMVPYIQALLAARPDRLVWASDWPHVSFKGEMPNTTDLLDQMLTWVPDEALRHRILVRNPEQLYGF, encoded by the coding sequence ATGAGCATCCGGGCCGGCGCGGAGATTCCGCTGTGCCAGCCTCCCGATCCAGCTCCCCGCAAGCCCCGGCTGGTCTGCCCGCCGGGGACCGCGGATTGCCATGTGCATGTCTACGGCCCCGCTGACCGCTATCCGGTGGCCGCGACGCGCGCCTTCGATGTGCCCGATGCCTTGCCGGCGCAGCTGCGCGCGTTGCACGACACCCTGGGCGTTGAGCGCCTAGTGCTCGTGCAGCCCAGCGGCTACGGCACCGACAACCGCCGGCACCTAGCGGCGGTGGCCGAGCTGGGCCGGCCGGCGCGCGTCGTCGTCGCGCTGCGGGCCGACGTGCAGGAGGCCGAACTGGACCGCCTGCACGAAGTCGGCGTGCGGGGAGTGCGCTACAACATCGGCCATGCCGGCGCCGTCCCGCTGGCCGAGATGCCGACGCTCGCGGCGCGCATCGCCCGCCTGGGCTGGCATGTGCAGCTCCACGTCATGGATGACCAGGGCCGGGCTCCGCTGGCCGAGATGGAGCCCACCCTGCGCGAACTGCCCACCGATGTCGTGATTGACCACATGGGCTCTCTCAGGCCCGGTGACGGCTTGGGGCAGCCTGGCTTCCAGGCGCTGCTGAGGCTGGTAAACAAGGGGCGATGCTGGGTCAAGCTGTCCTGCGGCTACCGGATGTCGGCACTCCCTCCGCCGTACGAGGACATGGTGCCCTACATCCAGGCGCTGCTGGCCGCCCGGCCGGACCGCCTGGTATGGGCCAGCGACTGGCCGCACGTCTCGTTCAAGGGCGAGATGCCCAACACCACGGACCTGCTGGACCAGATGCTGACTTGGGTGCCCGACGAAGCGCTGCGCCACCGGATCCTGGTGCGCAACCCCGAGCAGTTGTACGGGTTCTGA
- a CDS encoding tripartite tricarboxylate transporter substrate binding protein, whose protein sequence is MPMFHLLRRVAPRAALFVPMLMLPVLPAAAQAQAQAATSFPARPVRLIVPFPAGGPADVLGRAIAQRLSEKWRQPVVVDNKGGANTLIAAQEAARAAPDGYTLFMPLDSTYTLNPALYSRLPYDPIKDFASISIVARQSLVLTATDRTPFRTVADLVAAARAQPGSINYGSSTTSTQLAGEMFTRQSGIKLVQVPYRGASEVVKGMLSGDVEVAFDGIAANVPHIQSGKIRALATTGPVRSAALPDVPTLAEAGLKGYELLMWNALSAPAGTPRAIIDKIHKDVMEVVQRKEVRDQLMVFGLETAGTTPEEMDETIRRETAKYAPLIKELGLKLN, encoded by the coding sequence ATGCCCATGTTCCATCTGCTGCGCCGCGTGGCGCCGCGCGCCGCGCTGTTCGTCCCGATGCTTATGCTGCCGGTCCTGCCCGCCGCGGCGCAGGCGCAGGCGCAGGCCGCGACCAGCTTCCCCGCCAGGCCGGTGCGCCTGATCGTGCCCTTCCCGGCCGGCGGTCCCGCCGACGTGCTGGGCCGCGCGATCGCGCAACGCCTGTCCGAGAAGTGGCGCCAGCCCGTCGTCGTGGACAACAAGGGCGGGGCCAACACGCTGATCGCGGCGCAGGAGGCCGCCCGCGCCGCACCTGACGGCTACACCTTGTTCATGCCCTTGGATTCGACGTACACGCTGAACCCGGCGCTGTATTCGCGGCTGCCCTACGATCCGATCAAGGATTTCGCGTCCATCTCGATCGTCGCCCGCCAGTCCCTGGTGCTCACCGCAACCGACCGGACGCCCTTCAGGACGGTGGCCGACCTAGTGGCCGCCGCCCGGGCCCAGCCCGGCAGCATCAACTACGGCTCCAGCACCACGTCCACGCAGCTCGCGGGCGAGATGTTCACGCGGCAGAGCGGCATCAAGCTGGTCCAGGTGCCATACCGCGGCGCCTCGGAGGTGGTGAAGGGAATGCTCTCGGGGGACGTCGAGGTCGCCTTCGACGGCATCGCGGCCAATGTCCCGCACATCCAGTCCGGGAAGATCCGCGCCCTGGCCACGACGGGCCCGGTCCGTTCCGCGGCCTTGCCCGACGTGCCGACGCTGGCGGAGGCCGGACTCAAGGGCTACGAGCTGTTGATGTGGAATGCACTGTCCGCGCCCGCCGGCACGCCGCGGGCGATCATCGACAAGATCCACAAGGACGTCATGGAGGTCGTGCAGCGCAAGGAAGTGAGGGACCAGCTCATGGTGTTCGGCCTGGAGACGGCGGGCACCACGCCCGAGGAGATGGACGAGACCATCCGGCGGGAGACCGCCAAGTACGCGCCCCTGATCAAGGAGCTCGGACTCAAGCTGAACTGA
- a CDS encoding aspartate/glutamate racemase family protein encodes MTAPALDYGSGGRIGVLLPSVNQAAEPQLRAMLPADIAIAVTRLKLVDSSEASLLGMARDVERAAELLADAGVGIVVFHCTAVSTYSAELEASILARIRSATGLPCVATSQALVAALQALPARRVVLLSPYTAAVNEREAAYFAQHGFEILGNVGMDCSTGREMMAIAPQAWHAFATGHAHALADAYVLSCTTVRTAETIETLERSLGRPVVTSNTAVAWYCMRKLGVAAGVPGYGRLLARAGAA; translated from the coding sequence ATGACCGCCCCAGCACTCGACTACGGATCGGGCGGGCGCATCGGCGTGCTGCTGCCCTCCGTGAACCAGGCTGCCGAGCCGCAACTGCGCGCGATGCTTCCTGCCGACATCGCCATCGCGGTCACGCGGCTGAAGCTCGTGGACAGTTCGGAGGCGAGCCTGCTGGGCATGGCCCGGGACGTCGAGCGTGCCGCCGAGCTGCTCGCGGACGCGGGCGTCGGCATCGTGGTGTTCCATTGCACCGCCGTGTCGACCTACAGCGCCGAGCTCGAGGCGTCGATTCTCGCGCGCATCCGGTCCGCGACCGGACTGCCCTGCGTGGCCACGTCGCAGGCCCTGGTGGCGGCGCTGCAGGCCCTGCCGGCGCGGCGGGTGGTGCTGCTCTCCCCGTACACGGCGGCCGTCAACGAACGGGAGGCTGCTTACTTTGCCCAGCATGGATTCGAGATCCTCGGCAACGTCGGCATGGATTGCAGCACCGGTCGCGAGATGATGGCGATCGCGCCGCAGGCGTGGCACGCGTTCGCCACGGGCCATGCCCATGCGCTGGCGGACGCATACGTCCTCAGCTGCACCACCGTGCGGACGGCCGAAACCATCGAGACCCTGGAGCGCTCCCTGGGACGGCCCGTCGTCACGAGCAACACGGCCGTGGCCTGGTACTGCATGCGCAAGCTTGGCGTAGCGGCAGGGGTTCCAGGCTACGGGCGCCTGCTAGCCCGCGCCGGCGCTGCCTGA
- a CDS encoding aldo/keto reductase encodes MQTRTLGPFEVSAIGLGCMNLSHAYGAPVSADTGERVLLAALDAGVTLFDTAALYGFGANEELVGRVLRPHRQRITLCSKGGMAGVKGEDGVTRRVIDGRPATLRTNCEDSLRRLGTDVIDLYYLHRWDKRVPIEDSVGELSRLVAAGKVRAIGLSEVSAATLRRAHAVHPVTAVQTEYSLWTRNPEIAVLDACRELGAGFVAFSPLARGFLCGDLTDVGTLHEKDIRRAMPRFAPEAYAANLKLLDGYRRIARDAGCTPAQLALAWLLHQGGHIVPIPGTTSVEHLRDDLGAANVRLPAAMIARLNVLINELTVVGQRYSAQSANEVDTEAF; translated from the coding sequence ATGCAGACACGCACCCTCGGCCCATTCGAAGTCAGCGCCATCGGTCTGGGCTGCATGAACCTCTCGCACGCCTACGGCGCACCCGTCTCCGCCGACACCGGCGAGCGCGTGCTGCTGGCGGCTCTGGATGCCGGCGTGACGCTGTTCGACACGGCAGCGCTGTACGGCTTCGGTGCCAACGAGGAGCTGGTAGGCCGCGTCCTCCGGCCCCATCGCCAGCGCATCACGCTGTGCAGCAAGGGCGGCATGGCCGGCGTGAAGGGCGAGGACGGCGTGACGCGCCGCGTAATCGACGGCCGCCCCGCCACGCTGCGCACCAATTGCGAGGACAGCCTGCGCCGCCTGGGCACCGACGTGATCGACCTGTACTACCTGCACCGCTGGGACAAGCGGGTTCCCATCGAGGACTCGGTCGGCGAGCTGTCGCGGCTGGTTGCGGCAGGCAAGGTGCGGGCGATCGGCCTGTCGGAGGTCTCCGCCGCCACGTTGCGCCGCGCGCACGCCGTGCACCCCGTCACCGCAGTGCAGACCGAGTACTCCCTATGGACGCGCAACCCGGAGATCGCGGTCCTCGACGCATGCCGCGAGCTGGGCGCGGGCTTCGTGGCCTTCAGTCCCCTGGCGCGCGGCTTCCTCTGCGGCGACCTCACGGACGTGGGCACACTCCATGAAAAGGACATCCGCCGCGCCATGCCGCGCTTCGCGCCCGAGGCCTACGCGGCCAACCTGAAGCTGCTGGACGGCTACCGCAGGATCGCCCGGGACGCCGGCTGCACCCCAGCGCAGTTGGCCCTGGCCTGGCTGCTGCACCAGGGCGGCCACATCGTCCCCATCCCCGGCACTACGAGCGTGGAACACCTGCGGGACGACCTGGGCGCCGCCAACGTGCGGCTGCCCGCCGCGATGATCGCGCGGCTGAACGTTCTGATCAACGAACTCACCGTGGTCGGTCAGCGCTACAGCGCGCAGAGCGCGAACGAGGTCGACACCGAAGCCTTCTAA